A single Desulfovibrio piger DNA region contains:
- a CDS encoding ArsR/SmtB family transcription factor, with protein MALVYFKALSDETRLRLVHILLHYELSVNELVRILGMGQSRVSRHLKILTEAGLLTSRRDGLWVFYAATRCGEASDFLQAMGPFLHTDTAMREDLAMAAQILEERALKTRQFFNAIAEDWDELNREVLEDFDLPAAVLAAVPAGCRVAVDLGCGTGAVLERLLPASQSLIGVDGSARMLEMCRRRFSPVDLANENRISLRIGELDHLPLRDQEADFACINLVLHHLSDPGEGLREIRRSLTTGGHLFVADFLQHHDETMRSRYGDRWLGFDEERLQERLRQAGFEVLSCTRQAVGRGLFLLLVRARAC; from the coding sequence ATGGCACTGGTATATTTCAAGGCACTTTCAGACGAGACCCGTCTGCGACTGGTGCATATCTTGCTGCATTACGAACTCTCGGTCAACGAGCTGGTGCGCATCCTCGGCATGGGGCAGTCCCGCGTCTCGCGCCACCTCAAGATCCTGACCGAAGCGGGCCTGCTGACCTCGCGCCGGGACGGCCTGTGGGTCTTTTATGCCGCCACGCGCTGCGGCGAGGCCAGCGACTTTTTGCAGGCCATGGGGCCTTTTTTGCATACGGACACGGCCATGCGCGAGGATCTGGCCATGGCGGCCCAGATCCTGGAGGAACGCGCCCTCAAGACGCGCCAGTTCTTCAACGCCATCGCCGAGGACTGGGACGAGCTCAACCGCGAAGTGCTGGAAGATTTCGACCTGCCCGCCGCCGTGCTGGCCGCCGTGCCCGCGGGCTGCCGCGTGGCCGTGGACCTGGGCTGCGGCACCGGCGCGGTGCTGGAACGCCTGCTGCCCGCCAGCCAAAGCCTCATCGGCGTGGACGGCTCGGCCCGCATGCTGGAGATGTGCCGCCGCCGTTTCAGCCCTGTGGACCTGGCCAACGAGAACCGCATCTCCCTGCGCATCGGCGAGCTGGACCACCTGCCCCTGCGCGACCAGGAAGCGGACTTCGCCTGCATCAACCTCGTCCTGCACCATCTGTCCGATCCCGGCGAAGGCCTGCGCGAGATACGCCGCAGCCTGACCACGGGCGGGCACCTGTTCGTGGCCGATTTCCTCCAGCATCATGACGAGACCATGCGCAGCCGCTACGGCGACCGCTGGCTGGGCTTCGACGAGGAACGCCTGCAGGAACGCCTGCGCCAGGCCGGTTTCGAGGTCCTGTCCTGTACGCGGCAGGCCGTGGGCCGCGGCCTGTTCCTGCTGCTGGTGCGGGCACGCGCCTGTTAG
- a CDS encoding DUF721 domain-containing protein, with protein sequence MPPASAGETASAVAPAEEQAPGRPPDAAARAAEADRLAAEYGLSSSGGGLVVLPGDEDGDDFPAPRDDGAPDARAAARSVMTAPAAPGSGPVCPLPDGHDGAGKATPPAGAGMGRREAAFRQWAAAMQARFDAGLEAEEDCAARRQEALVVLPPPSGAGGRERRTAKKPQAATAEAPRPRAWVTRRRSTEPGHEARFGEWPGPARTGSVLEKVFISLGASPEQAKLSRLWRSWDAVLGPDLAPLARPLGHHDDKLLIGAEDAVLLQELYYMGPEIVRRANDFLQEDFFTAVKVSLMLDHQDLDAPSPVLERSAGRPQEEIPAPSGASLGLMDPESAVARCYARFLGMELPDPRK encoded by the coding sequence ATGCCCCCCGCATCTGCCGGGGAAACAGCGTCGGCAGTGGCGCCGGCGGAGGAGCAGGCCCCCGGGCGTCCCCCGGATGCGGCGGCACGGGCTGCCGAGGCGGACCGTCTGGCGGCGGAATACGGTCTGTCGTCATCGGGCGGCGGGCTGGTGGTGCTGCCCGGGGATGAGGACGGGGACGATTTTCCCGCCCCAAGGGATGACGGGGCGCCTGACGCCCGGGCCGCGGCCCGCTCCGTCATGACGGCTCCCGCCGCTCCCGGCTCCGGGCCCGTTTGCCCCTTGCCTGATGGACACGATGGAGCGGGGAAGGCGACGCCGCCCGCCGGGGCAGGCATGGGGCGGCGCGAGGCCGCCTTCCGGCAGTGGGCCGCGGCCATGCAGGCCCGTTTCGATGCCGGGCTGGAAGCGGAGGAAGACTGCGCGGCGCGGCGGCAAGAGGCGCTGGTCGTGCTGCCGCCGCCGTCAGGCGCGGGCGGGCGGGAGCGCCGGACCGCAAAAAAGCCGCAGGCAGCCACGGCGGAGGCCCCGCGCCCGCGGGCCTGGGTCACGCGGCGGCGCAGTACCGAGCCCGGGCATGAGGCCCGCTTCGGGGAGTGGCCCGGCCCGGCCCGGACAGGGAGCGTGCTGGAGAAGGTCTTCATCTCGCTGGGCGCGTCCCCAGAGCAGGCGAAACTGAGCCGTTTGTGGCGCAGCTGGGATGCCGTGCTGGGGCCGGATCTGGCGCCACTGGCCCGCCCGCTGGGCCATCATGACGACAAATTGCTCATCGGCGCCGAAGATGCCGTGCTGCTGCAGGAACTCTATTACATGGGGCCGGAGATAGTGCGCCGGGCCAATGACTTTTTGCAGGAGGACTTCTTCACGGCGGTGAAAGTCTCCCTGATGCTGGACCATCAGGATCTGGATGCGCCCAGTCCGGTGCTGGAGCGCTCCGCCGGGCGCCCGCAGGAGGAGATCCCCGCGCCTTCCGGGGCCAGCCTGGGGCTCATGGATCCCGAATCGGCCGTGGCCCGCTGCTATGCCCGCTTCCTGGGCATGGAGCTGCCCGACCCCCGCAAGTGA
- a CDS encoding DUF4125 family protein, giving the protein MEHTTLVDAVVTAEWEMFSNVRNVGGKASCQMDPGTFRIMRSSQMDNWDDELLGSYLEDLLNARLEGRNLVTEKYARMMESTFPEEYARLAGSLPPLDPEAAARVDDIVAAHVAWKEDLDSRFPSLADRGRPLRSRDDRPGRVSMESYLRAELRTYSPRTIALYHRATMERLRKGESEAEQNLLHQVRQYGFGDIESAEKHFSARR; this is encoded by the coding sequence ATGGAGCACACAACCCTCGTGGACGCCGTGGTCACAGCGGAATGGGAGATGTTCAGCAACGTGCGGAACGTGGGCGGCAAGGCCTCCTGCCAGATGGATCCCGGGACTTTCCGCATCATGCGTTCCAGCCAGATGGACAACTGGGACGACGAACTGCTGGGCAGCTATCTGGAAGACCTGCTGAACGCCCGCCTAGAAGGGCGCAACCTGGTGACGGAAAAATACGCCCGCATGATGGAATCCACCTTCCCCGAAGAATATGCCCGGCTGGCCGGCAGCCTGCCGCCGCTGGACCCTGAAGCCGCGGCCCGGGTGGACGACATCGTGGCCGCCCATGTGGCCTGGAAGGAAGACCTCGACAGCCGCTTCCCCTCGCTGGCCGACAGGGGCCGCCCCCTGCGCAGCCGTGACGACCGCCCGGGCCGGGTCTCCATGGAGAGCTATCTGCGCGCGGAGCTGCGCACCTATTCGCCCAGGACCATCGCCCTTTACCACCGGGCCACCATGGAACGTCTGCGCAAGGGCGAGAGCGAAGCCGAACAGAACCTGCTCCATCAGGTACGGCAGTACGGTTTCGGGGACATTGAGAGCGCGGAAAAACATTTCAGCGCCCGCCGCTGA
- a CDS encoding HU family DNA-binding protein, producing the protein MTKAELVEKIHAKAGLPTKAKAEEALDAVVAALREALASGESVTFTGFGSFKVVERAARKGRNPRTGKEITIPASKVAKFTPGKGLKDAIK; encoded by the coding sequence ATGACCAAAGCTGAGCTTGTTGAAAAGATCCATGCCAAGGCCGGCCTGCCCACCAAGGCCAAGGCCGAAGAAGCCCTCGACGCTGTCGTGGCCGCCCTGCGCGAAGCCCTCGCCTCCGGCGAATCCGTGACCTTCACCGGGTTCGGCAGCTTCAAGGTGGTGGAACGCGCCGCCCGCAAGGGTCGCAATCCCCGCACCGGCAAGGAGATCACCATCCCCGCCAGCAAGGTTGCCAAGTTCACCCCCGGCAAGGGCCTGAAGGACGCCATCAAGTAA
- the murI gene encoding glutamate racemase, translating into MNPPASLPIGIFDSGMGGLTVLKAISSRLPGENLLYLGDTARLPYGTKSRDTIIRYTLKAAGRLVDEGVKMLVVACNTATSAALPELREHFAPLPVLGVVRPGAEAAVAASRNKRIVVIATEATIAGGAYQQAIASLCPEARVQGRACTLFVPLAEEGWMDGPIVEGIASRYLGDLFAPGKPDRPDTLVLGCTHFPLFRGALRHVVGDDVRIVDSAETAAAAVENRLRELGLLRREDGPGSRRFLTTDNVLRFIRTGSIFLGHPLKSAEVSLVDLS; encoded by the coding sequence ATGAATCCCCCAGCTTCCCTGCCCATCGGCATCTTTGATTCCGGCATGGGCGGCCTGACCGTGCTCAAAGCCATTTCCAGCCGCCTGCCCGGCGAGAACCTGCTCTATCTTGGAGATACGGCCCGCCTGCCCTACGGCACCAAAAGCCGTGACACCATCATCCGCTACACCCTCAAGGCCGCGGGCCGTCTGGTGGACGAGGGCGTCAAGATGCTGGTGGTGGCCTGCAACACTGCCACTTCCGCCGCCCTGCCGGAACTGCGCGAACACTTCGCGCCCCTGCCCGTCCTCGGTGTCGTGCGCCCCGGTGCCGAGGCGGCCGTGGCCGCCAGCCGCAACAAGCGCATCGTGGTCATCGCCACCGAGGCCACCATCGCCGGCGGCGCCTATCAGCAGGCCATCGCCTCCCTGTGCCCCGAGGCCCGCGTCCAGGGCCGGGCCTGCACCCTCTTCGTGCCCCTGGCCGAGGAAGGCTGGATGGACGGCCCCATCGTCGAAGGCATCGCCAGCCGCTATCTGGGCGACCTGTTCGCCCCGGGCAAGCCCGACAGGCCCGATACCCTGGTGCTGGGCTGCACGCATTTCCCCCTGTTCCGGGGGGCCCTGCGCCATGTGGTGGGCGATGACGTGCGCATCGTGGATTCGGCCGAGACGGCCGCCGCGGCCGTGGAAAACCGCCTGCGCGAGCTGGGCCTGCTGCGCCGGGAAGACGGCCCCGGTTCCCGCCGCTTCCTGACCACGGACAACGTGCTGCGCTTCATCCGCACCGGCAGCATCTTCCTGGGGCACCCGCTCAAGAGCGCCGAGGTCAGCCTGGTGGATCTTTCCTGA
- a CDS encoding sulfite exporter TauE/SafE family protein, which yields MYFPVSGIDCHPLVPVLAAMGISFVTSMGGLSGAFLLLPFQMSFLGYTSPGVSATNHLFNVLACPGGIVRYAREGRLLWPLALTVAVGTLPGIVLGSLIRVYWLPDESRFKVFAGLLLLWIFWRMFRDLRRPAAPARKGGGMARIHVERWDRSRLVFTFGETRHSVSCPRLAALSLGIGLAGGIYGIGGGAILSPFLVSIFGLPVHAIAGALLLGTFLASLAGVLGYGFLGLFSSLDGIGADPLLGLLLGLGGLMGSYLGARCQRFVPARRIKWGLALILLFTSLRYLWQGL from the coding sequence ATGTACTTTCCCGTTTCCGGTATCGACTGTCACCCCCTGGTGCCCGTCCTGGCGGCCATGGGCATCTCGTTCGTCACGTCCATGGGCGGCCTGTCGGGAGCCTTCCTGCTCCTGCCTTTCCAGATGAGCTTCCTGGGCTACACCAGCCCCGGCGTCAGCGCCACCAACCATCTTTTCAACGTGCTGGCCTGTCCCGGCGGCATCGTGCGCTACGCCCGCGAAGGCCGCCTGCTCTGGCCCCTGGCCCTGACCGTGGCCGTGGGCACCCTGCCCGGCATCGTGCTGGGCTCGCTCATACGCGTCTACTGGCTGCCGGACGAGAGCCGCTTCAAGGTCTTTGCCGGCCTGCTGCTGCTCTGGATCTTCTGGCGCATGTTCCGCGACCTGCGCAGGCCCGCCGCGCCCGCCCGCAAGGGGGGCGGCATGGCCCGGATCCACGTGGAACGCTGGGACCGTTCCCGTCTGGTCTTCACGTTCGGCGAGACGCGCCATTCCGTCAGCTGCCCGCGCCTGGCCGCCCTCAGTCTGGGCATCGGCCTGGCGGGCGGCATCTACGGCATCGGCGGCGGCGCCATCCTTTCCCCCTTCCTGGTCAGCATCTTCGGCCTGCCCGTCCATGCCATCGCCGGGGCCCTGCTGCTGGGCACCTTCCTGGCCTCCCTGGCCGGGGTGCTGGGCTATGGCTTCCTGGGCCTGTTCTCCTCGCTGGACGGCATCGGCGCCGACCCCCTGCTGGGCCTGCTGCTGGGCCTGGGCGGGCTCATGGGCAGCTATCTGGGGGCCCGCTGCCAGCGCTTCGTGCCCGCGCGCCGCATCAAGTGGGGGCTGGCCCTGATCCTGCTCTTCACGTCCCTGCGCTATCTCTGGCAGGGCCTCTAG
- the hisH gene encoding imidazole glycerol phosphate synthase subunit HisH, with amino-acid sequence MLAILEYKAGNQTSVRRALEHLGIPCRITADPAELEQAQGIIFPGVGAAGQAMEALTSAGLDSVLRRAVAEGQPLLGICLGCQILLEHSEENDMRTLGIVPGRCVRFPDHMKEEDGSPAPVPHMGWNSLEVVRPGRLLRGIEPGAEFYFVHSYYVEPAPELVMATTVYGKEFCSVYGRDGLWAVQCHLEKSGRPGLAVLRNFYDYCDEVRHA; translated from the coding sequence ATGCTCGCCATTCTCGAATACAAGGCAGGCAACCAGACCAGCGTGCGCCGTGCGCTGGAGCATCTGGGCATCCCCTGCCGCATCACCGCCGACCCCGCGGAACTGGAGCAGGCCCAGGGCATCATCTTTCCCGGTGTGGGCGCCGCCGGGCAGGCCATGGAGGCCCTGACCTCCGCCGGCCTGGACAGCGTACTGCGCCGTGCCGTGGCCGAAGGCCAGCCTCTGCTGGGCATCTGCCTGGGCTGCCAGATCCTGCTGGAACACAGCGAGGAGAACGATATGCGCACCCTGGGCATCGTGCCCGGCCGCTGCGTGCGTTTTCCCGACCATATGAAGGAAGAGGACGGCAGCCCCGCCCCTGTGCCGCACATGGGCTGGAACAGCCTTGAGGTGGTGCGCCCGGGCCGTCTGCTGCGGGGCATCGAACCCGGTGCGGAATTCTATTTCGTCCACAGCTACTATGTGGAGCCCGCGCCCGAGCTGGTCATGGCCACCACGGTCTACGGGAAGGAGTTCTGCTCGGTCTACGGCCGCGACGGCCTCTGGGCCGTGCAGTGCCATCTGGAAAAGAGCGGCCGCCCCGGCCTGGCCGTGCTGCGCAATTTCTATGACTACTGTGACGAGGTGCGCCATGCTTAG
- the hisF gene encoding imidazole glycerol phosphate synthase subunit HisF, translating into MLSKRVIPCLDVRAGRLTKGIKFQGNVDIGDPVESARRYYEEGADEIVFYDITASAEERGIFLDVVERVASQIFIPFSVGGGISSVADMRAVLNAGAEKVSINSAAVRDPGLVADGAAAFGSQAIVVGMDVLRVPVSESIPSGYEIVIQGGRRRMGIDAIEWARQCQELGAGELCVNSIDADGTRDGYELTLTRAIVDAVSIPVIASGGAGAPEHMYDAVSKGGASAALIASIVHYGQYTIRQCKEVMAGKGAKVRLTW; encoded by the coding sequence ATGCTTAGCAAACGAGTCATCCCCTGCCTGGACGTGCGCGCCGGCCGCCTGACCAAGGGCATCAAGTTCCAGGGCAACGTGGACATCGGCGACCCCGTGGAGAGCGCCCGCCGCTATTATGAGGAAGGCGCGGACGAGATCGTCTTTTACGACATCACGGCCTCGGCCGAGGAACGCGGCATCTTCCTGGACGTGGTGGAGCGCGTGGCCTCGCAGATCTTCATCCCCTTCAGCGTGGGCGGCGGCATCTCGTCCGTGGCCGACATGCGCGCCGTGCTCAATGCCGGGGCCGAAAAGGTCTCCATCAATTCCGCGGCCGTGCGTGATCCCGGTCTGGTGGCCGACGGCGCGGCGGCCTTCGGCTCGCAGGCCATCGTGGTGGGCATGGACGTGCTGCGCGTGCCCGTGAGCGAGAGCATCCCCTCCGGTTACGAGATCGTCATCCAGGGCGGCCGCCGTCGCATGGGCATCGACGCCATCGAATGGGCGCGCCAATGCCAGGAGCTGGGCGCGGGCGAGCTCTGCGTCAACTCCATCGACGCCGACGGCACCCGTGACGGCTACGAGCTGACCCTGACCCGGGCCATCGTGGACGCCGTGTCCATCCCGGTCATCGCTTCCGGCGGCGCGGGCGCGCCCGAGCATATGTATGATGCCGTGAGCAAGGGCGGTGCCTCGGCGGCGCTCATCGCTTCCATCGTGCACTACGGGCAGTACACCATCCGCCAGTGCAAGGAAGTCATGGCCGGAAAGGGTGCCAAGGTCCGCCTGACGTGGTAG
- a CDS encoding PP-loop family protein, with product MVAPEARWQALLPVLRPWPLAVAFSGGLDSRFLCFALRRAGCDVLALHATGPHVPQAESAAARRWARAQGLPLREVRHDPLSLPDVAVNSRERCYACKRALMRRLREALAAAGGCRILCDGSNADDLTTFRPGQRAVREAGVLSPLALAGLRKQELRDLGAAWGLDDPQQAARPCLLTRLAYGMHPGPALLSRLAAAEADLAALPGLGDFRLRLTPEPVLQVAALPDGLRPRVMRVLDTHGFGGAEIVEGTVSGFFDR from the coding sequence GTGGTAGCTCCCGAAGCCCGCTGGCAGGCCCTGCTGCCCGTGCTGCGGCCCTGGCCGCTGGCCGTGGCCTTTTCCGGCGGGCTGGACAGCCGTTTCCTCTGTTTCGCCCTGCGGCGTGCGGGCTGCGACGTGCTGGCCCTGCACGCTACGGGGCCGCATGTGCCGCAGGCCGAGAGCGCGGCGGCGCGGCGCTGGGCCCGGGCGCAGGGGCTGCCCCTGCGGGAAGTGCGGCACGATCCCCTTTCCCTTCCCGACGTGGCGGTGAACAGCCGGGAGCGCTGCTATGCCTGCAAGCGGGCCCTCATGCGCCGTCTGCGTGAGGCCCTGGCCGCCGCGGGCGGCTGCCGCATCCTCTGTGACGGCAGCAATGCCGACGACCTGACCACCTTCCGGCCCGGACAGCGGGCCGTGCGCGAGGCGGGCGTGCTCTCGCCCCTGGCCCTGGCCGGGCTCCGCAAACAGGAATTGCGCGATCTGGGCGCGGCCTGGGGCCTGGACGATCCGCAGCAGGCCGCCCGGCCCTGTCTGCTGACCCGGCTGGCCTACGGCATGCATCCCGGACCGGCCCTGCTGTCCCGTCTGGCCGCTGCCGAGGCGGATCTGGCCGCATTGCCCGGTCTGGGGGATTTTCGCCTGCGCCTGACGCCGGAGCCCGTCCTGCAGGTGGCTGCCCTGCCTGACGGCCTGCGGCCGCGGGTGATGCGGGTGCTGGACACCCACGGCTTCGGTGGCGCCGAAATCGTGGAAGGGACGGTCAGCGGCTTTTTTGACCGCTGA
- the mltG gene encoding endolytic transglycosylase MltG has translation MKTVLRIVAVLVLLAAAAAGWAGYEAWTFLKTPPATPGQEAFFDVEPGASVRRVADRLEERGLITDARKFLLLARYKKWDSRLQAGRFALNTGWLPEQVLDTLVNGRPVLFRVTVPEGLTWWQTARVLEDAGLVRFEDFRAVITDPAFLRHYGIPFDSAEGFLMPDTYLLKKADVPDRAQARAVAGRMVDNFWRKGDALWPGGKRPSRDELRRLVILASVVEKETAFADERPRVAGVYANRLRINMALQADPTVIYGLGPNFDGNLRRRHLDDANNIYNTYQRPGLPPGPICSFGASALAAAITPEEHKYLYFVAITDGGRHAFSTNLDDHNRAVRQYLRNRRAQRQQ, from the coding sequence ATGAAGACCGTACTGCGCATCGTGGCTGTCCTTGTCCTGCTGGCGGCAGCCGCTGCCGGCTGGGCGGGATACGAGGCCTGGACCTTCCTCAAGACGCCCCCGGCCACACCGGGGCAGGAGGCCTTCTTCGACGTGGAGCCCGGCGCCAGCGTGCGCCGTGTGGCCGACAGGCTGGAAGAACGCGGGCTCATCACCGATGCGCGCAAGTTCCTGCTGCTGGCCCGCTACAAAAAGTGGGACAGCCGCCTGCAGGCCGGGCGCTTCGCCCTCAACACGGGCTGGCTGCCGGAACAGGTGCTGGATACCCTGGTCAACGGCCGGCCGGTGCTGTTCCGCGTCACCGTGCCCGAGGGCCTGACCTGGTGGCAGACCGCCAGGGTGCTGGAGGACGCCGGGCTGGTGCGCTTCGAGGATTTCCGCGCCGTCATCACGGACCCGGCCTTTTTGCGCCACTACGGCATCCCCTTCGATTCGGCCGAGGGCTTCCTCATGCCGGACACCTATCTGCTCAAGAAGGCCGACGTGCCCGACAGGGCCCAGGCCCGCGCCGTGGCCGGGCGCATGGTGGACAACTTCTGGCGCAAGGGCGATGCCCTCTGGCCCGGCGGCAAACGCCCCTCCCGCGACGAGCTGCGCCGCCTGGTAATCCTGGCCTCCGTGGTGGAGAAGGAGACCGCCTTTGCCGACGAGCGGCCGCGCGTGGCCGGCGTCTATGCCAACCGTTTGCGCATCAACATGGCGCTCCAGGCCGACCCCACGGTCATCTACGGGCTGGGGCCCAACTTTGACGGCAACCTGCGCCGCCGCCACCTGGACGACGCCAACAACATCTACAACACCTACCAGCGTCCCGGCCTGCCGCCCGGCCCCATCTGCTCGTTCGGCGCCAGCGCCCTGGCCGCGGCCATCACGCCAGAGGAGCACAAGTACCTCTATTTCGTGGCCATCACCGATGGCGGCCGCCACGCTTTTTCCACCAACCTCGACGATCATAACCGCGCCGTGCGCCAGTACCTCAGGAACCGTCGCGCCCAGCGCCAGCAATAA
- the ruvX gene encoding Holliday junction resolvase RuvX: MKWVGIDYGLARTGLAATDPEGIMAYPLTTIRLADYANRKEFLAALAGRILGERPDAVVMGLPLLTDGTESMTTRQVRNVTERLKRRVPLPFYFMSELLSSEAAERELREAGRTGRRCKAVLDQQAAVRILESFLSLSPDQRRPA; encoded by the coding sequence TTGAAATGGGTAGGTATTGATTACGGCCTGGCCCGCACGGGCCTGGCCGCCACCGACCCGGAAGGCATCATGGCCTATCCGCTGACCACCATCCGCCTGGCCGACTACGCCAACCGCAAGGAATTCCTGGCGGCGCTGGCCGGGCGGATCCTCGGGGAGCGCCCCGACGCCGTGGTCATGGGCCTGCCCCTGCTCACCGACGGCACCGAGAGCATGACCACCCGGCAGGTACGCAACGTCACCGAGCGCCTCAAGCGCCGCGTGCCCCTGCCCTTCTATTTCATGTCCGAGCTGCTCAGCTCCGAGGCCGCCGAGCGCGAACTGCGCGAGGCGGGCCGCACGGGCCGCCGCTGCAAGGCCGTGCTGGACCAGCAGGCCGCCGTGCGCATCCTGGAGTCCTTCCTTTCCCTCAGCCCTGACCAGCGGAGACCGGCATGA
- the trpS gene encoding tryptophan--tRNA ligase: MSTVRPRTVSGMRPTGPLHLGHYFGVLKNWVELQHTEEAYFFVADWHALTSDYADPSNIATNVEEMVKDWVAAGLDPEKCVIFRQSAVKEHAELSLLLSMITPVSWLERNPTYKEQQQQITNKDLGNAGFLCYPVLMAADILMYRPHGVPVGEDQLPHMELTREIARRFNYLYGGSFFPEPQAMLTPAAKCPGLDGRKMSKSYNNGIFLRDTMADIEPKVRGMFTDPARLRKSDPGNPDACNLFPYHVLLASPEEQAEIRTGCTAASFGCVECKKRFLKNLEAFLAPLQERRAALAARPGAVAEILDAGNERARAFASATLAEVRAKMGL, translated from the coding sequence ATGAGTACTGTTCGTCCGCGTACGGTTTCGGGCATGCGGCCCACCGGGCCGCTCCATCTGGGTCACTATTTCGGCGTCCTCAAGAACTGGGTGGAACTCCAGCACACCGAGGAAGCCTATTTCTTCGTGGCCGACTGGCACGCCCTGACCAGCGATTATGCCGACCCCTCCAACATCGCCACCAACGTGGAAGAGATGGTCAAGGACTGGGTGGCCGCCGGGCTGGATCCCGAAAAGTGCGTCATCTTCCGCCAGAGCGCGGTCAAGGAACACGCCGAGCTGAGCCTGCTGCTCTCCATGATCACCCCCGTCTCCTGGCTGGAACGCAACCCCACCTACAAGGAACAGCAGCAGCAGATCACCAACAAGGACCTGGGCAACGCGGGCTTCCTCTGCTACCCCGTGCTCATGGCCGCGGACATCCTCATGTACCGTCCCCACGGCGTGCCCGTGGGCGAGGACCAGCTGCCCCACATGGAGCTGACCCGCGAGATCGCCCGCCGCTTCAACTACCTCTACGGCGGCAGCTTCTTCCCCGAGCCGCAGGCCATGCTCACCCCCGCGGCCAAGTGCCCCGGCCTGGACGGCCGCAAGATGTCCAAGAGCTACAACAACGGCATCTTCCTGCGTGACACCATGGCCGACATCGAGCCCAAGGTGCGCGGCATGTTCACCGACCCGGCCCGCCTGCGCAAGAGCGATCCCGGCAACCCGGACGCCTGCAACCTCTTCCCCTACCATGTGCTGCTGGCCAGCCCCGAAGAACAGGCCGAGATCCGCACCGGCTGTACCGCCGCCAGCTTCGGCTGTGTGGAGTGCAAGAAGCGCTTCCTGAAGAACCTGGAAGCCTTCCTGGCGCCCCTGCAGGAACGCCGCGCCGCCCTGGCCGCCCGTCCCGGCGCCGTGGCCGAGATCCTGGACGCCGGCAACGAACGCGCCCGCGCCTTCGCCTCCGCCACGCTGGCCGAAGTACGCGCCAAGATGGGGCTGTAA
- a CDS encoding site-2 protease family protein, with translation MFDFAFNAQRFAVYLIPTLLGIIMHEVAHGWMASRKGDQTARFMGRLTLNPVSHFDALGAAVFLLTSLGTGFIFGWAKPVPVNVRNLRDPARDMMWVALAGPVTNFLLAIGFALVLGAVVAMLPSPDISDTTRYFLLMLVAGVNINLCLAWINLLPIPPLDGSKIVAYFLPPRAAWAYMSAGRYGFIILVLLLATGLLGRILGPLIGGGSDLLLSLVGIK, from the coding sequence ATGTTCGATTTTGCATTCAACGCGCAGCGTTTCGCTGTCTACCTGATCCCCACCCTGCTCGGCATCATCATGCATGAAGTGGCCCACGGCTGGATGGCCTCCCGCAAGGGCGACCAGACCGCCCGCTTCATGGGCCGCCTGACCCTCAATCCCGTCTCGCATTTCGATGCCCTGGGCGCGGCCGTGTTCCTGCTCACCAGCCTGGGCACGGGCTTCATCTTCGGCTGGGCCAAACCGGTGCCGGTCAATGTGCGCAACCTGCGCGACCCCGCCCGCGACATGATGTGGGTGGCCCTGGCCGGGCCCGTGACCAACTTCCTGCTGGCCATCGGCTTTGCCCTGGTCCTGGGCGCCGTGGTGGCCATGCTGCCCAGCCCCGACATCTCGGACACCACGCGCTACTTCCTGCTCATGCTGGTGGCCGGGGTGAACATCAACCTCTGCCTCGCCTGGATCAACCTGCTGCCCATCCCGCCGCTGGACGGCAGCAAGATCGTGGCCTATTTCCTGCCGCCGCGCGCCGCCTGGGCCTATATGAGCGCCGGGCGCTACGGCTTCATCATCCTGGTGCTCCTGCTGGCCACGGGCCTGCTGGGGCGCATCCTCGGGCCCCTCATCGGCGGAGGCAGCGATTTGCTGCTTTCGCTTGTCGGTATCAAGTAA
- a CDS encoding MmcQ/YjbR family DNA-binding protein: protein MSSRESVFAYVRKKFGTEPEYPWARYPRYAVLRHRQGRKWYGLIMDVPANRLGLCGDGQVEIINLKSGCALDLLIGGTPGILPAYHMDKRNWVSVLLDGGITSRELFALIDESHALTGGR from the coding sequence ATGTCCTCGCGTGAAAGCGTCTTCGCCTACGTCAGGAAGAAATTCGGTACGGAACCGGAATACCCCTGGGCCCGGTATCCCCGGTATGCGGTCCTGCGGCACCGGCAGGGACGGAAGTGGTACGGCCTGATCATGGACGTGCCCGCGAACAGGCTGGGACTGTGCGGGGACGGGCAGGTGGAGATCATCAACCTGAAATCCGGCTGCGCGCTGGACCTGCTCATCGGCGGGACACCGGGCATCCTGCCCGCCTACCATATGGACAAAAGGAACTGGGTCTCCGTTCTCCTGGACGGGGGCATCACGTCCCGGGAACTGTTCGCGCTCATCGACGAGAGCCACGCCCTGACCGGCGGCAGGTAA